A stretch of the Musa acuminata AAA Group cultivar baxijiao chromosome BXJ2-7, Cavendish_Baxijiao_AAA, whole genome shotgun sequence genome encodes the following:
- the LOC135616530 gene encoding LOW QUALITY PROTEIN: uncharacterized protein LOC135616530 (The sequence of the model RefSeq protein was modified relative to this genomic sequence to represent the inferred CDS: deleted 1 base in 1 codon; substituted 1 base at 1 genomic stop codon), with protein MRSVMEFAENLILRMMEEPRRRDEAQWEHIYAMRKRCGKAKANXSLPRPPYGFWTLDRVNSQISQVPGCRDPYDDLLLDQPSDFPPSSSPPK; from the exons atgagGTCCGTGATGGAGTTCGCAGAGAACCTGATCCTGCGGATGATGGAGGAACCGAGAAGGAGGGACGAGGCGCAGTGGGAGCATATCTACGCGATGCGGAAGCGGTGCGGGAAGGCCAAGGCCAACTGAAGCCTC CCCCGTCCGCCCTACGGCTTCTGGACCTTAGACCGCGTCAACTCCCAGATCAGTCAGGTCCCCGGTTGCCGCGATCCCTACGACGACCTCCTCCTCGACCAGCCCTCAGACTTCCCTCCGTCTTCCTCTCCCCCCAAATGA
- the LOC103990904 gene encoding uncharacterized protein C6C3.02c, protein MPRRSSGGRPARRAAPVRNPPQPAHRAPPPAPVQGGGSILGGIGSTIAQGMAFGTGSAIAHRAVDAVLGPRTIQHETVASQAPAAATTPMSNGSTDACSIHSKAFQDCLNNYGSDISKCQFYLDMLNECRQGSGARLGA, encoded by the exons ATGCCTCGCCGAAGCTCCGGTG GTCGTCCTGCTCGTCGTGCTGCTCCAGTGAGGAATCCCCCTCAGCCTG CACATCGGGCTCCACCTCCAGCTCCTGTTCAGGGTGGTGGCTCCATCCTCGGAGGAATTGGATCCACTATCGCACAAG GCATGGCGTTTGGCACGGGGAGTGCTATTGCTCACAGGGCAGTTGATGCTGTTCTGGGACCTCGCACCATCCAGCATGAGACCGTTGCATCTCAAGCTCCTGCTGCTGCCACCACCCCAATGAGTAATGGTAGCACAGATGCATGCAGCATCCACTCAAAGGCTTTCCAGGAT TGCCTCAACAATTATGGTAGTGACATCAGCAAGTGCCAGTTCTATTTGGACATGCTGAATGAGTGCCGCCAAGGATCTGGTGCTCGCTTGGGTGCCTGA